The Nitrospira sp. KM1 genome includes a window with the following:
- a CDS encoding DUF3391 domain-containing protein yields MKTRKRIRVDQLKTGMYVVGMDQPWYKTPFLLHHFLVQSQETIDELVRHGVREVTIDPMKGLDLVDTPPPAEQQPDTPENGTMPGAVETPSVSNTGLNDHRISSLAVARADQLAYQEAESAIERVFEDLNGGTVPPVSTLKTIVGCFLSRALQDRTAMMTQILLQQMRRFDRGLAGHAIDTCILSLIFASEYGMEEQDVEQVGIGALLHDVGYVRLPRNLYRARHRLASNEEELMRQHPRLGLTLLAAAKGLPEGVRSVIVEHHERIDGSGYPSRLSGAAVSPLGQLVGIVDTYQSLVTHQAGRMPLSPFQAIRNLFMLGEKRTFDKAFVEVAIKCLGVYPIGSVVKLNTGERAIVVGVHPEQRLKPTLKVIMDPNGESYADPIIVDLTDTESGALKRTILTALDPGTEQINVAAYLDSTPRENAA; encoded by the coding sequence ATGAAGACGCGTAAACGAATCCGGGTCGATCAGTTAAAGACCGGTATGTATGTGGTGGGGATGGATCAGCCCTGGTACAAAACCCCGTTTCTCCTCCATCATTTCCTAGTCCAATCACAAGAGACCATTGATGAACTCGTCCGTCACGGCGTCCGGGAAGTCACCATCGACCCCATGAAAGGACTCGATCTGGTCGATACCCCACCGCCTGCAGAACAACAGCCGGATACTCCTGAGAACGGGACGATGCCCGGTGCGGTGGAGACACCTTCCGTCTCCAATACCGGACTGAACGATCACAGGATCAGCAGCCTTGCCGTTGCCCGTGCGGATCAACTGGCCTATCAAGAGGCTGAGTCCGCGATCGAGCGGGTATTCGAGGACCTCAATGGAGGGACCGTCCCTCCAGTCTCGACGCTGAAAACCATAGTCGGATGCTTCTTGAGCAGGGCGTTGCAGGATCGTACGGCGATGATGACCCAGATTCTGCTCCAGCAGATGCGCCGCTTCGACCGGGGGCTGGCCGGCCACGCCATTGACACGTGCATCCTCTCGCTCATTTTTGCCTCCGAGTACGGCATGGAGGAACAAGATGTCGAACAGGTGGGAATTGGAGCTCTCTTACACGACGTCGGCTATGTCCGTCTTCCGCGAAATCTGTATCGGGCACGACATCGGTTGGCCTCGAACGAAGAGGAATTAATGCGCCAGCACCCTCGGCTGGGTTTGACACTTCTCGCTGCGGCCAAGGGATTGCCGGAGGGCGTTCGAAGCGTGATTGTGGAACATCACGAACGCATCGACGGCTCAGGATATCCGTCCAGATTGAGCGGAGCAGCTGTTTCACCGCTCGGCCAGTTGGTCGGTATCGTGGATACGTACCAATCCCTCGTGACGCATCAGGCGGGCCGCATGCCGCTGTCGCCGTTTCAGGCCATCAGAAACCTCTTTATGCTCGGAGAAAAGCGCACGTTCGATAAGGCGTTCGTCGAGGTCGCCATCAAGTGCCTGGGTGTCTATCCAATCGGCAGCGTGGTCAAACTGAATACCGGCGAACGAGCGATCGTCGTCGGCGTGCATCCGGAGCAACGGTTGAAACCGACGTTGAAAGTGATCATGGACCCCAACGGAGAATCCTATGCCGATCCGATCATTGTGGACTTGACCGACACCGAGAGCGGCGCGCTCAAACGCACCATCCTGACGGCACTGGACCCCGGAACGGAACAGATCAACGTGGCCGCCTACTTGGATTCGACACCCCGGGAGAATGCCGCGTGA
- a CDS encoding response regulator yields the protein MSVSDSRKSRVANSGTPDASTYMVLEALPLAACLVDMRGTVRWLNRQATHIIGRSRTRCLHQPLATLLGWHRPSPPAIVTSPTLRDILMLRQPAQGTHGILPDETGQVIQITWTCQPLAATRDAAALFTFRDLTEEHAIEDDRNRLAQIAEESPSALVELDADANLLYANPAMTTLLRTFGYSKAGFPNALPENIDSLVKQCLGTGRTSPQIEVALSGFNYAWTFCPVPSHHHVRGYGIDLTDVRTTQQQLQKATAHLECVNGELAAALQKARDADRAKTNFFATISHELRTPMNGVIGMAGLLRDSALSDDQRGCVDTIHQCGEALLSIINDILDCSKIESGKLELECIAFNLRTTVEDVLAQFAERAQTKGIEITGLVHSTVPTGLRGDPGRLRQVLTNLVANGVKFTDCGEVTLQVYLADDGPNSALVRFEITDTGIGIAPDSLDRLFTPFSQADSSMTRRYGGTGLGLAICKQLIELMGGQIGVNSTPGQGSTFWCTARLLKQQPESSSTTHADLVGRRVLVVDDNESHRMILHHFAQGWGMDDHGAEDAERAVQLVEEAAARHQPYDVAVLDMMMPGTDGLMLARLLKAHPAGRRIKLLLLTSLVQKGQSEQAKQAGIDVYITKPVRHDQLYGGLCRALGVLRPTEMKKTPPGRALTEPLAPPAAPVLVVEDNMVNQKLMARLMERLGYSVDVSASGHEAIEAWERSTYSAILMDCQMPVMDGFEATSVIRNKEREGRVNHYPGHIPIIAVTANAMQGDRERCLAAGMDDYLSKPIKSEELQNILQRWIPSHASACARIDAAVPTVGRTDETAHADTLRSSSRPTSFDAAALLENIGGDPDFVRQLLEMFLVSGPDMVCRITVAVQKGDTRSLEQSAHLLKGTAGNLCARPTALLASQLEALSRTDRMEDAKTLVEPLHSAITRLTQDIEGYLNGLDRKAA from the coding sequence GTGAGCGTGTCCGATTCACGCAAGTCGCGAGTGGCGAATTCTGGAACTCCGGATGCGTCTACCTATATGGTGTTGGAAGCTCTGCCCTTGGCCGCGTGCCTTGTAGACATGCGCGGGACTGTCCGCTGGCTCAACCGCCAAGCAACGCATATCATCGGGCGTTCCCGGACGCGATGTCTGCATCAGCCACTCGCCACACTCCTCGGGTGGCATCGACCGTCACCGCCGGCTATCGTGACCTCCCCGACTCTCCGCGATATTCTGATGTTGCGACAGCCGGCACAAGGGACACACGGCATTCTCCCAGACGAAACCGGACAGGTGATTCAGATTACCTGGACGTGTCAGCCGCTCGCCGCCACGCGCGATGCGGCGGCCCTGTTTACGTTTCGCGATCTGACCGAAGAGCACGCCATAGAGGACGATCGCAACCGGCTCGCGCAGATTGCGGAGGAGTCTCCTTCTGCCCTGGTCGAGTTGGATGCCGATGCCAATCTCCTCTATGCGAACCCTGCGATGACTACACTGTTGAGGACATTCGGCTATTCGAAAGCCGGGTTCCCCAATGCCCTCCCGGAGAATATCGACTCTCTCGTGAAGCAGTGTTTAGGAACCGGCCGAACGTCTCCCCAGATCGAAGTCGCGCTGTCCGGCTTCAATTACGCCTGGACATTCTGCCCGGTTCCTTCCCATCATCATGTGCGAGGTTATGGGATCGATCTGACAGACGTCCGGACGACCCAACAGCAACTGCAGAAGGCCACGGCTCACCTCGAATGCGTCAATGGCGAACTGGCGGCGGCCTTACAGAAAGCCCGGGACGCGGATCGTGCCAAAACCAATTTTTTTGCCACGATCAGCCATGAACTCAGAACCCCGATGAACGGGGTCATCGGAATGGCCGGCCTGTTGCGCGACTCGGCCCTGTCCGACGATCAACGAGGCTGCGTCGATACGATTCACCAATGTGGAGAAGCCCTTCTTTCGATCATCAACGACATCCTGGATTGCAGCAAGATCGAATCGGGAAAATTGGAGCTTGAATGCATCGCCTTCAATTTGCGGACCACGGTAGAAGATGTTCTGGCTCAGTTCGCGGAACGTGCGCAGACCAAGGGGATTGAGATCACCGGTCTGGTCCATTCGACCGTTCCGACAGGCCTCCGCGGAGACCCGGGTCGGCTTCGACAAGTATTGACCAATCTCGTGGCCAACGGCGTCAAATTCACCGATTGCGGAGAGGTCACGCTGCAGGTCTATCTCGCAGACGACGGCCCGAACAGCGCTCTCGTCAGGTTTGAAATCACAGATACAGGCATCGGGATCGCTCCGGACAGTCTAGATCGACTGTTCACACCGTTTTCTCAGGCTGACAGTTCCATGACCAGACGCTACGGCGGGACTGGACTCGGATTGGCGATTTGCAAACAGCTCATCGAACTGATGGGAGGGCAGATCGGAGTGAACAGTACACCGGGACAAGGAAGCACGTTCTGGTGTACCGCGCGACTTCTCAAGCAACAACCGGAATCGTCCTCCACCACCCATGCGGATCTGGTTGGTCGGCGAGTACTCGTCGTGGACGACAATGAATCGCATCGAATGATTTTGCATCATTTTGCCCAGGGATGGGGCATGGACGACCACGGGGCCGAGGACGCCGAACGGGCGGTCCAACTCGTGGAAGAGGCGGCCGCCCGGCACCAGCCCTACGACGTCGCTGTTCTTGACATGATGATGCCCGGAACGGACGGATTGATGCTGGCGAGGCTCCTGAAGGCACATCCAGCCGGTCGTCGTATCAAACTCCTTCTCTTGACATCACTGGTTCAAAAGGGTCAGTCGGAGCAGGCAAAACAGGCGGGCATCGACGTCTACATCACGAAACCGGTCCGACACGACCAGCTGTATGGGGGGCTCTGCCGCGCGCTCGGCGTATTGCGTCCGACCGAGATGAAGAAGACCCCGCCGGGGCGTGCGTTGACAGAACCGCTCGCCCCTCCGGCCGCGCCTGTTCTCGTCGTCGAGGACAATATGGTCAATCAGAAATTGATGGCACGTCTGATGGAACGGTTGGGTTACTCCGTCGATGTGTCCGCCAGCGGCCATGAAGCGATCGAGGCCTGGGAACGATCGACGTATTCGGCCATCCTGATGGACTGTCAGATGCCCGTCATGGACGGGTTCGAGGCCACGTCGGTGATACGGAACAAAGAGCGTGAGGGAAGAGTCAATCATTATCCCGGTCACATCCCCATCATCGCAGTCACGGCCAATGCGATGCAGGGCGACCGCGAGCGCTGTCTAGCGGCGGGCATGGATGATTACCTCTCCAAGCCCATTAAGAGTGAGGAGTTACAGAATATCCTCCAGCGATGGATTCCCTCCCACGCGAGCGCCTGCGCACGAATCGATGCGGCGGTTCCCACGGTCGGTCGAACGGACGAGACGGCGCACGCTGATACACTACGCTCGTCTTCCCGCCCGACTTCGTTCGATGCTGCGGCGCTCCTGGAGAACATCGGAGGAGATCCGGACTTCGTTCGGCAGTTGCTGGAAATGTTCCTGGTCAGCGGGCCAGACATGGTATGCAGGATCACGGTCGCAGTGCAGAAAGGCGATACCCGGAGCCTGGAGCAGTCCGCTCATCTGCTCAAAGGAACGGCCGGAAATCTGTGCGCTCGTCCGACGGCGTTGCTGGCCAGCCAACTGGAAGCTCTGAGCCGGACGGACCGGATGGAGGATGCGAAAACGCTGGTCGAGCCACTGCACAGCGCAATCACTCGTCTCACGCAGGATATCGAGGGCTATCTCAACGGACTGGATAGAAAGGCCGCCTGA
- the fliW gene encoding flagellar assembly protein FliW, with translation MKCKSTRFGSFDVSDESILHFPSGLLGFHDQSRYVILDHDTPVPFKWLQSVTDPDLSFVIMDPVELTADYSLVLTPEALAEVKGLETDDLLLLVILTIPSEDPGSVTANLRGPLVVNQRTKMGKQVVLADSYPTRHPVFPRAVPIPEPAAPSLQQAACS, from the coding sequence ATGAAGTGTAAGTCCACCCGATTCGGTTCGTTCGATGTCAGCGATGAAAGCATTTTGCATTTCCCCAGCGGACTTTTGGGATTCCATGATCAGTCCCGCTATGTGATTCTCGACCATGATACGCCGGTACCCTTCAAATGGCTTCAATCCGTCACCGATCCTGATTTGTCCTTTGTCATCATGGATCCGGTAGAGTTGACGGCCGACTATTCGCTCGTGCTGACACCGGAGGCGCTGGCAGAGGTGAAGGGTCTCGAAACCGATGATCTCCTGTTGCTGGTCATTCTGACAATACCCTCGGAAGATCCTGGAAGCGTCACGGCCAATCTGCGTGGGCCACTGGTCGTCAACCAGCGAACGAAGATGGGGAAACAGGTCGTTCTTGCCGACAGCTATCCAACCCGCCATCCGGTGTTTCCAAGGGCGGTTCCTATTCCTGAACCTGCAGCTCCCTCGTTGCAACAGGCGGCCTGTTCATAG
- the csrA gene encoding carbon storage regulator CsrA: MLVLTRRRGEGVTIGPDIRVVVLGMKGGQVRLGIEAPLTVEVHRDEVYARIQDENRLAARTQIVPIEAFQQRWGSQRRQGT, encoded by the coding sequence ATGTTGGTCCTCACGCGTCGGCGTGGAGAGGGCGTGACGATAGGCCCTGACATACGGGTGGTTGTGCTCGGCATGAAAGGCGGACAGGTCCGTCTTGGCATTGAGGCCCCGCTTACCGTGGAAGTGCACCGCGATGAAGTGTATGCCAGAATCCAAGATGAAAACCGTTTAGCCGCACGCACCCAAATCGTTCCAATCGAGGCCTTTCAACAGCGATGGGGCTCCCAGCGCCGGCAAGGGACGTGA